The Ignavibacteria bacterium genome includes a region encoding these proteins:
- a CDS encoding DUF350 domain-containing protein has product MDYTIIILNFVYALIGLGILYFAYWIFDKMTPQLDFPEELKKGNLAVAIVIGALFIALGIIIGGALN; this is encoded by the coding sequence ATGGACTACACAATCATCATTCTCAACTTTGTTTACGCGCTTATTGGGTTAGGCATTCTCTATTTTGCGTATTGGATATTCGACAAGATGACTCCGCAACTCGATTTTCCTGAAGAACTGAAAAAAGGAAATCTCGCCGTAGCAATTGTTATCGGTGCATTGTTTATTGCGCTCGGAATAATTATCGGCGGAGCGCTGAATTAG